The sequence below is a genomic window from Malassezia restricta chromosome IV, complete sequence.
cactaacactaacactaacactaacactaacactaacactaacactaacactaaccACTAACACTACAcaacactaacactaacactaacaataacactaacactaacactaacactaaaCACCcctaacactaacactaacactaaaCTAATGCTCTGTGCGGTGTCCTCATCTACTCGTATTTCCAGTGACAAACTCAACTTTTCATCTGCTATGCCGTGGTACTTGTTGCTCCAAATGAGAATACACTTTTCTCTTCTTGCTCGTGTGCCGGCACGCAGTGTACATATCCACGTCATTTCTCCGTATCAATGTGTGACTAGTTGCGACTAGTCATTCTGTCCCATTATTGACGGCTCCTTTTTCGAGCGAATTAAGTGGATGAAGGAATGTATTTTGCGTGCGTTACTTTGAAGTTGCTTCGAACTGTGTCTAAATCTGTATACATCTCGTTTGACGCACTTTGTTTATTTCGCTATAGGCATCTCTGCTCTGTCCGGTATGACGGTGCAATCAGTAATTTCCGGATTTTTCGGGTGCATGGATGAATCTCCTGCTACCTGGACGAATCGTGTATGAGTCGCGACATGGCTCCTCGCGCGCTCCAAATGTCCGTCGCTTCCTCTTAAGGTGCGCTTTGTATATGGCATGGGATTGAGCGTGACTTGCCATACTAATTCGCTGGCATAGGCATCACATGGGTCTGTCTCTGATATGCATCATTCTCGGCTCGTGTGGTGATCAGATCACGCCCTGACCGGTATCACGCTAATTCTTAATGAAATGGAAGCGGACCCTCGACATTCGGACACGAGTGGAGAATTCCATTAAAAAGGGCATTTTTGGACTGGCGCGGGGACACTATGACAGGATCGGCTGACCACGCCGGAAAGAAAAAAAGGGATCGATCTGAGAACAACTCCGCGTTCCGTGCCACGGAGCCACCCTATGTCGCATCATTTTTAAGCACGGCGTTTTTATCGGATAATGCGACACAAAATCCAATCGATTAGAGCAAAATCAAGACACAGAGACTTCACAGGCCCCCATAAAAAAGTAATCCCTATCGAAAGCACAATATACAAACTGACAGACATGATGCATACTCTAAACGATGCGAACAACACACTGATTATAGCTGGAGAATGGAGCACTGGGATGGGCTAGTATTTTGAGGACAAACAGGATCTAATGAAACGCAAAAGTATACTATTATGTCATGTGCATCGACACGCTTGTCATGACCCAACTTGTACGCGGCGAAGCAGTGCCATGAGACACTcgcagcgcgtgcctgCGACAGATGACGAGATTTGCCGCCATATTCCAGTAGCAAGCCACGACAGATTTACCCTAACAGGATGGCCCAATTACAATGCATAAATTAGCGCGATCGCATCTATTAGGGTACAGAAGTTGCCAATGTCCGGCTTCTCCAAGCACGTGTGTTTTCACGCGCCATTGACCATCATTTCGGCGCCTACTTGCATAACATGCGCAAATCTTAATTGAGCACAAGCTGCGACACGTGAAAGGCCACGAGTCTCTTTTATTTTTTTCGATTGGGCAAAATCATAATAGCATACCTTCTGGTCCGTATAAGCACCGAGACAGCCAATTATACGAGGAGTATACGGCAGATTTCACATCAATACCCACCTCTTTTTGGAAACCCCACTGCGTGCGATGAGATCAATCACCTCGTGCGGTTGCTGAGCTTCGCATTACTGGCGGAGAGTACTTAGCTAGCCATGCGAAACAGTCTCTACCCTTACCGCCTGCTGAGATGAAGCTGCTCCATGCGCTTGCGGCGTTTGCCGCTGTGTCAGGAGGTGTCAAGGCCACTTCCGACGCTAACAAGCAAGATGTCTCGTACATCTTAGCTGACGATGCTTCATGCCCTGCCCCTTCTACCGTCACAGTTACGGCAGGCTCACACCAAGTGTCCCAAGCCGCCCCCACCGATTCGCCTGCTGCACCTGTCACCAAAACTAAGACTGATACGGTGACGGAATACATTACGGTTGGTGACGATGACGTACCAGGAACAACGTACACCACGACCACCACAACCAAGCGGGTGACGTTGACGAAAGATCATGGCAAAAAGCAGGCTGCGCCTGCCACGGCTCATCCATCTCCCAGCACGAATGCTAAGTCTGAGGCGACTATCACGCGTACGCTGTACGAAATCCACACTCTGGAGTCGCAGTGTGCTGCCCCAGCGCCCACAGGCCACTCTGACAACAATACCGACAACAAATCTGCTGGCAGCCATGACAAGGGTAacggcgacgtcgacgctAATGCCCACGACGATAAAGACAAAGGCGCTGCGGCTCCCGCGAAAGGCCCACAGGGCAAGCCAACGTTTGTGACGAAGGGCTCGAACGGCGAAGCCACGCCTTGCACGAAGGGTTCCAACGGCAAGGCTACGCCTATCACGACGGGCTCGAATGGTGAGGCAACCCCCATCGCGACCGGCCCGAACGGCAAGGCTACACCTGTTACGACGGGTTCGAACGGTGAGCCGACACCTGTAACGAGCGGCCCCAATGGTAAGCCAACTCCTGTGACGACCGGCCCGAACGGCAAGTCTACGCCCGTGACGAGTGGCCCGAATGGCGAGCCTACCCCTGTAACGACGGGCTCGAACGGCAAGTCTACGCCTTTCACGACGGGCTCGAATGGTGAGCCCACTCCTATCACGACAGGCTCGAACGGCAAGGCTATCCCCGTGACGAGTGGCCCGAATGGCGAGCCTACCCCTGTAACGACTGGCTCGAACGGCAAGTCTACGCCTTTCACGACGGGCTCGAATGGTGAGCCCACTCCTATCACGACAGGCTCGAACGGCAAGGCTATCCCCGTGACGAGTGGCCCGAATGGCGAGCCTACCCCTGTAACGACTGGCTCGAACGGCAAGTCTACGCCTTTCACGACGGGCTCGAATGGTGAGCCCACTCCTATCACGACAGGCTCGAACGGCAAGGCTATCCCCGTGACGAGTGGCCCGAATGGCGAGCCTACCCCTGTAACGACTGGCTCGAACGGCAAGTCTACGCCTTTCACGACGGGCTCGAATGGTGAGCCCACTCCTATCACGACAGGCTCGAACGGCAAGGCTATCCCCGTGACGAGTGGCCCGAATGGCGAGCCTACCCCTGTAACGACTGGCTCGAACGGCAAGTCTACGCCTTTCACGACGGGCTCGAATGGTGAGCCCACTCCTATCACGACAGGCTCGAACGGCAAGGCTATCCCCGTGACGAGTGGCCCGAATGGCGAGCCTACCCCTGTAACGACTGGCTCGAACGGCAAGTCTACGCCTTTCACGACGGGCTCGAACGGTGAGCCCACTCCTATCACGACAGGCTCGAACGGCAAGGCTACGCCTGTGACGAGTGGCTCGAATGGCGAGCCAACCCCTGTGACGACGGGCTCGAACGGTGAGCCGACGCCTGTGACGAGCGGCTCGAACGGTGAGCCTACTCCTGTCACGACGGGCTCGAATGGCAAGTCTACGCCTATCACGACGGGTTCCAACGGTAAGGCTACACCTATCACGACAGGCTCGAACGGCAAGGCTACGCCTGTGACGAGCGGCTCGAATGGCGAGCCAATTCCTATAACGACCGGTTCGAACGGAGAGTCAACCCCCGTGTCGAGTGTCTCGAACTCCGCGCCACGAAGTTCTAATGGAGGCAGAAGCCGAAGCGCCAGTCAACGCAAGCAATCATCTAAGGCACCAAGGGAGTCTGGATCGGTGTCGAGAAACAGTCGCACGAAGAGCAACTCTAACAGCACTCAAGGAGGAAAGCAATTGTCGTCGAACTCCAAATCGTCAAAAAAGAGCAGGTCTTCTGAGTCGGCAGTGAAGTCGTCTAAGTCttcgaagtcgtcgaagaggtcgtctaagtcgtcggcatcgcccGAGTCGAAGTCGTCTAAGTCGTCGAAGTCTTCAAAGgtgtcgaagaagtcgtcgaagaagtcgtctaagtcgtcggcatcgcccgagtcgaagtcgtcgaagtcgtcgaaggtgtcgaagaagtcgtcgaagaagtcgtctaagtcgtcggcatcgcccgagtcgaagtcgtcgaagtcgtcgaagtcTTCAAAGGTatcgaagaagtcgtcgaagaagtcgtctaagtcgtcggcatcacccgagtcgaagtcgtcgaagtcgtcgaagtcgtcgaagtcTTCAAAGgtgtcgaagaagtcgtcgaagaagtcgtctaagtcgtcggcatcgcccGAGTCGAAGTCGTCTAAGTCGTCGAAGTCTTCAAAGgtgtcgaagaagtcgtcgaagaagtcgtctaagtcgtcggcatcgcccgagtcgaagtcgtcgaagtcgtcgaaggtgtcgaagaagtcgtcgaagaagtcgtctaagtcgtcggcatcgcccgagtcgaagtcgtcgaagtcgtcgaagtcTTCAAAGGTatcgaagaagtcgtcgaagaagtcgtctaagtcgtcggcatcacccgagtcgaagtcgtcgaagtcgtcgaagtcgtcgaagtcTTCAAAGgtgtcgaagaagtcgtcgaagaagtcgtctaagtcgtcggcatcgcccgagtcgaagtcgtctaagtcgtcgaagtcttcgaagtcgtcgaagaagtcTTCTAAGTCGTCGGCATCTCCAGAGTCGGTgtcgtcgaagtcgtcgaagtcgtcTAAGTCGTCTAAGTCATCTTCGAAGTCATCGAAATCGTCGTCTAAATCAGTGAAGTCGTCCTCGAGGTCGTCCAAGTCGTCCGAGTCGTCATCTAAGACGTCGTCGCAGCTCCCGACTAGGTCATCtaagtcgtcgtcgaggtcGTCTAAGTCGTCGTCTAAGTCGTCTGAGTCATCGTCTAAGTCGTCCAAGTCCTCGTCTAAGTCGTCGTCTAAGTCGTCATCCAAGTCGTCATCCAAGTCGTCGTCTAAGTCGTCTTCGAGGTCGTCTGAGTCATCGTCGAAGTCGTCTAAGTCGTCGGAGTCATCATCTAAGTCgtccaagtcgtcgtcTAAGTCGTCTTCAAGGTCGTCCGAGTCGTCGTCTAAATCGTCCAAGTCATCCTCGAAGTCGTCGGCGTCGAACTAATGAATCCTGCAAGGAATCTAGACCAATAAATTGGACGATGTCTTGGCAGCACATGTGAAGGATATAACTATCAATTAACCACAGTCGTTTGGCATCGTCAGAATCGTGTATGTCCTTTATTCGCACCATAAAGTTTTATTTCCAAGCTAGATTTAATTACTTAGCATATGATATCTGACCTTGAATTTAATTTTGTTGATCAGATCAAATAATCAGGTAAGATCTTGTGTGCTAAAATGCCTAGGTTGAGATGCCTGTCTTCGTCTATATGGTCGCTCAGATCGTATCAATTTGAGCAAGCGCGTCAACATTCTTGGGCTAAACAATTTAACAGCATATATGTGCTTTCTTTGCTTGACCTGTGCATGCATGCCAGAGTATGGCGTGTCATTTGATCCTTGAAGGTGGTTTTCTATGCACTAAATACATACATCCCGCCGAGTAGCACAATCGTTCGTAAAGCTCTTTATCAAATGAACAAAGCCGGTCCCCCATGACTCATGGCCAATTCATGCAAGAGTAATGGCCCTTTTGGACAGGTCCGTGACATGAGTCGCGCTTGCATTACTCGAGCCACGTGATTTCGGTGCGATCCTAAGCGGGAATGTCATATCCATTACCCCTCATGTTTGCCACATTAAGGCATACAACCAATATCAAGCTTAGACAGCTGCGTCTACGACAAAGGGAGCTAGATGAGTTTAGAAAAACTGTAAATGACAAGGCTGTGGCAGATTCCAGGGAAGCGGGCAAAGTATTAAGCTTGCTGCATCAGATGCTGGAGTGGGGGTACAAGTTTACGGATGAGAATGAGGTCAATGCGTTAAAAGCATTCTTGAATCAAGCTGCATGGGATCAGAGTATATCGAAAGAAAAAATCAAGGAATGGGGAGCTCTTTTATCGAAAAAACTACAGGTCCAGGACAACCGATATGGGCTCTCTGAGATATTTTGCAAAATTGTTCTGGAATGGATCCAGCACTCATTCAAATCTGGTGCGTCTGACTCTCAAAAGAGCGAAGAGCCGCAAAGACAAGAACTTTTTGAACAGAAAGAAGTATGGGAGCACTATGCGTTCAATGAAGCGACTGTTAATGAACAACAAATTACCCATTATTTGTTGGATCTGTTTAGTCCCATCATGTCAAAAAATGCTCTTGACAAGGAGCCTTTAGATCTGGTCCGAGAGAGAATCAGCTCATACGCGACAAACAATATCTTACAGGTGCACCGCCATTCCATTAAAGAGGCGGTCAACTGCATTTTAACCGAAGATCTTTTTTCTGCCGACAAGCGCAAAAGTTTGGAATCCCTTAGAGAGAATAATATTATTCTCGACGAGTTGGCGGATGTCATTCGGTCTGAATTGGAAAGGATTGAAGATTGGGATTGGGAAAATCAGCCTCTTGCTTTACATATACGCCGCCATATTAACGGTAAATATCGTTTCTATATGGACGTGGAAATCATCGAAGCTATTCTTATACAGCTTATCGGTATGGCTTGGGCCAAGGAGATCCGGTATTGTTTTCAGATTATTGTAAATTCAGATGCCTGGAACTCATCGACTGACATACATTTGACAAAAAAAGATATTCGTCGCCGAAAGCGCTTCTTAGGGACTTCGACAGTTGAGGAAGAGAAAAACGAGAATATCCAAAAGCTTCGTCATCTCATGTATAACCAATTTTATTTCTTGGCTCAATTGCCTGATTCGAGCACGTATGCTTCCTACGACAACGACATtagcgacgacgacaacggtgatgacgacggcgatgaagacgacgatgacgaagGTCTAGATCATAAAAAGAAACCGAACTCCACTGGCTTCATCAAACATCTAACACTCCGTCTAATATCAACAGAGCTGCTCATTCAAAAACACCTGCATGGCGAATGTACATATTTCCAAACAGACTTCAAATGGTTTGGACCGTCTATTCCTCATGATACCCTGTGGGCCGTGCTTAAATTTTTCCACTTTCCAGAAAAATGGTTGCGATTCTTTGAGCGTTTCCTCAAACCCGAAATCGTTTTTGCTGACGACACTAACGACACGAAACGAAGGAAACGAGTGCGAGGCATTCCAATGAGTCACGCACTTAGCACAACCTTTGGCGAAATTCTTCTATTCGTTCTCGACTTTGCCATTAACCAAGCAACCCACGGTTTGAACTTGTATCGCTTCCATGATGACATACACTTTTTTGGTCGACAGAAGAGCTGCATTGTTGCATGGGAGACTCTATGCAAGTTCGTGAATG
It includes:
- a CDS encoding reverse transcriptase: MFATLRHTTNIKLRQLRLRQRELDEFRKTVNDKAVADSREAGKVLSLLHQMLEWGYKFTDENEVNALKAFLNQAAWDQSISKEKIKEWGALLSKKLQVQDNRYGLSEIFCKIVLEWIQHSFKSGASDSQKSEEPQRQELFEQKEVWEHYAFNEATVNEQQITHYLLDLFSPIMSKNALDKEPLDLVRERISSYATNNILQVHRHSIKEAVNCILTEDLFSADKRKSLESLRENNIILDELADVIRSELERIEDWDWENQPLALHIRRHINGKYRFYMDVEIIEAILIQLIGMAWAKEIRYCFQIIVNSDAWNSSTDIHLTKKDIRRRKRFLGTSTVEEEKNENIQKLRHLMYNQFYFLAQLPDSSTYASYDNDISDDDNGDDDGDEDDDDEGLDHKKKPNSTGFIKHLTLRLISTELLIQKHLHGECTYFQTDFKWFGPSIPHDTLWAVLKFFHFPEKWLRFFERFLKPEIVFADDTNDTKRRKRVRGIPMSHALSTTFGEILLFVLDFAINQATHGLNLYRFHDDIHFFGRQKSCIVAWETLCKFVNVMGLTLNDEKSASITCTRPGFVCPPSAKLPAGIVRWGFLHLSSGEWMVDQEIFKKNIDEMKFQLQSCQTIFAFVHAYNTYIKFFANNLGHIGWSLGQKHARLAMEYLSIVQKSVFSDLSNGKHHDIVPYLSDRIKNEPYLRASSVELPSEFFYFPTTMGGLNVHNPFAKFLGRISLLWPNIDERVEGTIELERKSYDKAKEKFEAGLGPQDLDPDEPFMSYDEYAKAFEARGRHLARLYKTMTDEFEESPPRLSLNAQTLLKRYSSIHFGAPPPNLETWALEMFGSDAFDRFGDLNIGDKEYLPIGLVNLLLKERMRWQN